The Actinomadura sp. WMMB 499 genome includes a window with the following:
- a CDS encoding NAD(P)-dependent oxidoreductase gives MDEAVDRRSRICVVGASGKLGRYMVRHCLDRGYEVVGVCREQSVGKLDEFADRITILPGRTDDREVIRRAVEGCDGVLTVLVPWGVRGYSTGTAQAVLDHARPDARLVFSCGWHISLDGLDRYSPWFRLFVAVFGVVGRLARVVDVRDQVAACRRIFDSGTRWTVVRGSDLEEGPSEGLPVWSRHVGDPVLKSNRTRRTDFALFMVEALEDDSLVGEAPAIVGRASASALAHAKAA, from the coding sequence ATGGACGAAGCGGTGGACCGGCGCTCGCGGATCTGCGTCGTCGGCGCGTCGGGCAAGCTCGGCCGCTACATGGTGCGGCACTGCCTCGACCGCGGGTACGAGGTCGTCGGCGTGTGCCGGGAGCAGAGCGTCGGCAAGCTGGACGAGTTCGCCGACCGGATCACGATCCTCCCCGGCCGCACCGACGACCGCGAGGTGATCCGGCGCGCCGTCGAGGGATGCGACGGCGTGCTGACCGTCCTCGTGCCGTGGGGCGTCCGCGGGTACTCGACCGGCACCGCGCAGGCCGTCCTCGACCACGCGCGGCCGGACGCCCGGCTCGTCTTCTCGTGCGGCTGGCACATCTCCCTCGACGGGCTCGACCGGTACTCGCCCTGGTTCCGGCTGTTCGTCGCGGTGTTCGGCGTGGTGGGGCGGCTGGCGCGGGTCGTCGACGTCCGGGACCAGGTCGCGGCCTGCCGCCGCATCTTCGACAGCGGCACCCGCTGGACGGTCGTCCGGGGCAGCGACCTGGAGGAGGGCCCCAGCGAGGGGCTGCCGGTATGGAGCCGGCATGTTGGCGACCCGGTCCTGAAGAGCAACCGCACCCGCCGGACCGACTTCGCGCTGTTCATGGTCGAGGCCCTCGAGGACGACTCGCTGGTCGGCGAGGCACCGGCCATCGTCGGCCGCGCCTCCGCGTCGGCGCTGGCCCACGCGAAGGCCGCCTGA